A DNA window from Porphyromonadaceae bacterium W3.11 contains the following coding sequences:
- a CDS encoding fimbrillin family protein translates to MKFFKVLSVCSFVLLVTACGQRSMPDSGAADPEFRVESKIYSLLRAPQLDEKGAGHFIDRDENTIFIKDQSGTQTTTFNYTYGTTYHWSDIHLPQEIKQCQISACYPPVQTSDFKNFKWDVNKKKGIDLLLASPVKASTESSSPINLSFRHALHKLSVVLIPQGNKVSSDILSKAVITCKNVKSIAVIDLLNGKAITSNGPTIELTKNGATTNFLIPAQEVGDMEISINVEGREAHYQLSKLKIKDQQLKNLESGKAFSLQVKVSKESFTIVGQNISGWEKQGEADGTITL, encoded by the coding sequence ATGAAGTTTTTTAAGGTTTTAAGCGTTTGTTCGTTCGTATTACTTGTTACCGCATGTGGGCAGAGAAGTATGCCAGATAGTGGAGCGGCGGATCCTGAATTCCGTGTAGAGTCTAAGATTTATTCGCTCTTGCGTGCCCCTCAGCTGGATGAAAAGGGTGCTGGGCATTTTATTGATAGAGATGAAAATACCATTTTCATCAAAGACCAAAGTGGGACTCAGACTACTACCTTCAACTATACTTATGGTACCACTTATCATTGGTCAGATATACATCTACCTCAGGAGATAAAGCAGTGTCAGATCTCAGCATGCTATCCTCCAGTCCAGACAAGTGATTTTAAGAATTTCAAGTGGGATGTAAATAAGAAGAAAGGTATTGATCTTCTACTCGCTTCGCCGGTCAAGGCTTCAACTGAATCATCCTCGCCAATCAACTTATCATTCAGACACGCATTGCATAAGCTGTCAGTAGTCCTTATCCCACAGGGGAACAAAGTATCTAGTGATATACTGAGCAAGGCAGTCATTACATGTAAGAATGTAAAGTCTATCGCTGTTATTGATTTACTAAATGGGAAAGCTATAACATCAAACGGCCCAACAATAGAACTAACAAAGAATGGTGCGACTACTAACTTCCTTATTCCAGCACAGGAGGTAGGTGATATGGAGATATCCATTAACGTAGAAGGCAGAGAAGCTCACTATCAATTGTCAAAACTTAAGATTAAAGATCAGCAACTTAAGAACCTTGAGAGTGGAAAGGCATTCTCTCTGCAAGTGAAGGTCAGCAAGGAGTCTTTCACCATCGTGGGGCAGAATATCTCGGGTTGGGAAAAGCAGGGTGAAGCAGACGGCACGATCACTCTTTAA